The Astatotilapia calliptera chromosome 17, fAstCal1.2, whole genome shotgun sequence genome has a segment encoding these proteins:
- the LOC113009438 gene encoding leukocyte elastase inhibitor-like — translation MRAQSAAPLHAAGLQDFLEATQKYYQADLKTVDFIGAPEACRAEINSWVEQQTENKIKDLLKPGTVNADTRLALVNAVYFKGNWKNPFKGANTKEMPFKIKQNETVPVQMMYQRKKLPYNYIADHDLQILELPYVGGELSMFILLPKESSDGSDPLLKLEKELTQERLNEWTDRKNMEVHSEVLVHLPKLKLEEEYELNDPLAKLGMKDVFCAGSTDVSGMNGEGGLFLSTMAHKAFVEVNEEGTEAAAALGMQQLVCNAVAV, via the exons atgagggctcaatCAGCAg ccccgctgcacgcagcagGGCTGCAGGACTTCCTTGAAGCCACACAGAAGTACTACCAGGCAGACCTGAAGACTGTGGACTTCATCGGAGCTCCAGAGGCTTGCAGAGCAGAGATCAACAGCTGGGTCGAGCAGCAGACAGAAA ATAAGATAAAAGACCTTCTGAAGCCAGGAACAGTCAACGCAGATACTAGACTGGCTCTGGTCAATGCTGTCTACTTCAAGGGCAACTGGAAGAACCCGTTTAAAGGGGCAAACACCAAAGAGATGCCCTTTAAAATCAAACAG AATGAGACCGTACCAGTCCAGATGATGTACCAGAGGAAGAAGCTTCCCTACAACTACATTGCTGACCATGATTTGCAGATCCTGGAGCTGCCCTATGTGGGTGGTGAGCTCAGCATGTTCATTCTGCTGCCTAAGGAGTCCTCAGACGGCTCAGACCCTCTGCTGAAG CTGGAGAAGGAGCTAACACAGGAGAGGCTGAATGAATGGACCGACAGGAAAAACATGGAAGTTCATTCAGAAGTTCTTGTTCACCTGCCAAAGCTCAAGCTGGAGGAAGAATATGAGCTGAATGATCCTCTGGCTAAACTGGGTATGAAGGACGTGTTCTGTGCAGGAAGCACTGACGTGTCTGGCATGAACGGTGAAGGGGGGCTCTTCCTGTCTACGATGGCCCACAAGGCCTTTGTGGAGGTGAACGAGGAGGGCACAGAGGCCGCTGCAGCACTGGGCATGCAACAGCTAG TATGTAATGCTGTAGCAGTTTAA
- the LOC113008993 gene encoding leukocyte elastase inhibitor-like — MSAVSSSNTAFALELFRTLSQANPAGNIFVSPLSISSALAMVYLGAKGDTAAQMAQALSFSSGEGVHADCQKLNADINSPSASYILKLANRLYGENTAHFLPDFLEATQKYYQADLKTVDFIGAPEACRAEINSWVEQQTENKIKDLLKPGTVDADTRLALVNAVYFKGNWKNPFKEANTKEMPFKIKQNETVPVQMMYQRKKLPYNYIADHDLQILELPYVGEELSMFILLPKESSDGSGPLLKLEKELTQERLNEWTDRKNMEVHLEVVLHLPKFKLEEDYELNDPLAKLGMKDVFCAGSADLSGMNGEGALFLSTMAHKAFVEVNEEGTEAAAATGAMIKLLCYIPDTHFRADHPFLFFIRHNKTKSILFFGRFSSPE, encoded by the exons ATGTCCGCCGTCAGCAGCTCAAACACAGCCTTTGCCTTGGAGCTGTTCCGCACTCTGAGCCAGGCAAACCCTGCTGGAAACATCTTTGTCTCTCCTCTGAGCATCAGCTCAGCCCTGGCCATGGTCTACCTGGGAGCTAAAGGAGACACTGCAGCTCAGATGGCTCAG GCCCTCTCATTCAGCTCAGGTGAAGGCGTCCATGCAGACTGCCAGAAACTGAACGCTGACATCAACTCACCATCTGCATCCTACATCCTGAAACTAGCCAACCGTCTTTATGGAGAAAACACTGCCCACTTCCTCCCA GACTTCCTTGAAGCCACACAGAAGTACTACCAGGCAGACCTGAAGACTGTGGACTTCATCGGAGCTCCAGAGGCTTGCAGAGCCGAGATCAACAGCTGGGTCGAGCAGCAGACAGAAA ATAAGATAAAAGACCTTCTGAAGCCAGGAACAGTCGACGCAGATACCAGACTGGCTCTGGTCAATGCTGTCTACTTCAAGGGCAACTGGAAGAACCCGTTTAAAGAGGCAAACACCAAAGAGATGCCCTTTAAAATCAAACAG AATGAGACCGTACCAGTCCAGATGATGTACCAGAGGAAGAAGCTTCCCTACAACTACATTGCTGACCATGATTTGCAGATCCTGGAGCTGCCCTATGTGGGTGAGGAGCTCAGCATGTTCATTCTGCTGCCTAAGGAGTCCTCAGACGGCTCAGGCCCTCTGCTGAAG CTGGAGAAGGAGCTAACACAGGAGAGGCTGAATGAATGGACCGACAGGAAAAACATGGAAGTTCATTTAGAAGTTGTCCTTCACCTGCCAAAGTTCAAGCTGGAGGAAGACTACGAGCTGAATGATCCTCTGGCTAAACTGGGTATGAAGGACGTGTTCTGTGCAGGAAGCGCTGACCTGTCTGGCATGAACGGTGAAGGGGCGCTCTTCCTGTCTACGATGGCCCACAAGGCCTTTGTGGAGGTGAACGAGGAGGGCACAGAGGCCGCTGCAGCCACAGGTGCTATGATCAAGCTACTTTGTTATATACCGGACACACACTTCAGAGCAGATCAccccttcctcttcttcatcagaCACAACAAGACCAAGTCCATCCTGTTCTTTGGCAGATTCTCATCTCCTGAGTAG